From a region of the Nitrospira sp. genome:
- a CDS encoding carboxypeptidase regulatory-like domain-containing protein, protein MRNTILAGMWVTVCASAILSFGLCADAEAYESGTVTDGGTMRGKITFKGSVPEPKEFKLHRYPDRAFCGELSDGNGHRLLKEVNIGPDGGLKDVVIVVDDIKKGKPFTFTDAEVEATMCQFLPFVTVVSDKRRVTVVNRDPVAHDIQGYAYDQAGVDIVLHRPALKVSGTTDVVQLVKGRKVFTMQCGMHPYMQNWGYAIDNPYYAVTDLEGSFAIGDLPAGTYRIKAWHPILGMQEREITVKPNETVSLDLLFENK, encoded by the coding sequence ATGAGAAACACAATTCTGGCAGGAATGTGGGTGACAGTCTGTGCATCAGCGATACTGAGCTTCGGACTGTGCGCCGATGCCGAGGCGTATGAGTCGGGAACCGTCACAGATGGCGGGACAATGCGGGGTAAGATCACGTTTAAGGGTTCAGTGCCGGAGCCGAAAGAATTCAAACTGCATCGCTACCCAGATCGCGCATTTTGTGGAGAGCTATCGGATGGCAACGGGCATCGTCTCCTGAAGGAAGTCAATATCGGCCCGGACGGTGGGCTCAAGGATGTGGTGATAGTTGTGGATGACATTAAGAAAGGAAAGCCATTTACTTTCACCGATGCCGAAGTGGAAGCGACCATGTGCCAGTTCTTGCCGTTCGTGACCGTGGTCAGCGACAAGCGTCGAGTCACCGTCGTCAATCGGGATCCGGTTGCCCACGATATTCAAGGCTACGCCTATGACCAGGCTGGAGTGGATATCGTCCTCCATCGGCCGGCGCTGAAAGTCAGCGGGACTACGGATGTCGTGCAGCTGGTCAAAGGGCGGAAAGTGTTTACCATGCAGTGTGGTATGCATCCCTACATGCAGAATTGGGGATATGCCATCGACAATCCCTATTATGCGGTGACGGATCTCGAGGGCTCATTCGCCATAGGAGATCTCCCGGCCGGCACCTACCGCATCAAGGCCTGGCACCCGATTTTGGGAATGCAAGAGCGGGAGATCACCGTGAAACCAAATGAGACGGTCTCCCTCGATCTGTTGTTTGAAAACAAGTAA